TCATTATCGTCGGGTATGAGTAAAGAAATAGAAGAAGGTCTCAATTTGCAGCTCGATTTCACGAAGCTTAAAAAAATCGCGCAATGCTCCGAGGACGTAATCCCCGCAATCGCGCAATGCGCCGACACGGGCGAAGTTCTCATCGTCGGATACGTCAACAAGCTCGCCCTCGAAACGGCATTCAAAGAAGGCATGGCTACTTTTTGGAGCACTTCCAGAAACGAACTCTGGATTAAGGGCAAAACCAGCGGCGACTTCCTCAAACTCGTAGACGTTCTTGTGAACTGCGAGCAGAATTCGGTTGTCTATAAAGTCCGCATGGTCGGAAAAGGCTCGTGCCACACCAAGGACAAGTCCGGCAATCCCCGCCGCGGCTGCTACTACCGCAGAATAAAATTCGCCGACGGCAAGATTCAGGGACTTGAATTTCTCGACGGCATGGAATAAATTTTAGCTGGATTTTTCCGCATTTGCATACTATAAAGGGGGCAGTTTTTATGTCCGATACGTTTCGGATTTAAGCCCCGCAAAAACAACCACCAAACAGATATGAAGTTCAAAATCAACAAGGAACATTTTGTGACGGGTTTGCGTCAGGTCGCAAACGTCGTAAGCTCCAAACCGCCGAACGCAGTTCTCAACAACGTGCTCATCAAGGCAGAGGGCGACGTAGTGACCCTCACCACAACAAACCTCGATTTGGGCATTCG
The Opitutia bacterium KCR 482 genome window above contains:
- a CDS encoding phosphoribosyl-AMP cyclohydrolase, giving the protein MSKEIEEGLNLQLDFTKLKKIAQCSEDVIPAIAQCADTGEVLIVGYVNKLALETAFKEGMATFWSTSRNELWIKGKTSGDFLKLVDVLVNCEQNSVVYKVRMVGKGSCHTKDKSGNPRRGCYYRRIKFADGKIQGLEFLDGME